From a region of the Heptranchias perlo isolate sHepPer1 unplaced genomic scaffold, sHepPer1.hap1 HAP1_SCAFFOLD_59, whole genome shotgun sequence genome:
- the LOC137316326 gene encoding NACHT, LRR and PYD domains-containing protein 3-like isoform X1 has translation MAEGSNRGEKPTSSTRMRMDTDPITEFLTKCDNYQLFQLTKFYRDRLEQAIEEVVDGVSSLLTYARHFSGQEHRKVVDLVEKGNRADSSKLLLNLVMEKGSRARRVMWESFVKMHLVIPKLDKILKQMQELGPDPFDSMNIGRGLSEIPSHLKDVQQKHKETLRVQTETLRVNTILIKEKVKIFQLVTRYTELTVISTVRDRTLVEHELLARGRDHEEWREKHLRRELEKIRTDQLFQSSFSKRKFKSGSSAAVSGVAGIGKTTMVQKIVYDWATGQIYPHFQFVFSFKFRDLNSISCRINLRNLILDLYPYFGNILGELWKNPEGLLFIFDGLDEFKDSIDFADNRRNTEPQYICTDPEDWCEVSDIVYSLIQHKLLPGCSVLMTSRPTALHLLEKAEISVWAEILGFVGEERKEYFNKFFEDQAVAAAVFKHVEENEILYTMCYNPSYCWILGLSLGPFFTQRDRKQQRVPRTITQLYSYYIYNILKNHGREIESPRDVLLKIGEMAFTGVSEKKIVFRNGDLIKYNLQPSQFLSGFMMELLERDDSAQSVVYTFPHLTIQEFVAALAQFLTPDPGDIRKLLSEAHSKEDGRFEIFLRFVVGLSSSQSARPLEEFLGPFLHRTICGVIDWVKEKVEGEIGNTESETGQRDLLNTFHYLFESQNQTLVRVTVGSVETLRFNGLRLTPIDCAVLSRVIGLCDTIKHLNLEYGSIRCEGLQRLGPALHKCRELSLGRNELGDSGVKLLSAALRNPDCKIQKLELWANGLTGSCTDDLSSALSPNRSLTVLNLGNNKLGDSGVKLLSAAVRNPDCKLQKLQLWDNDLTVYCTKDLASALTTNRSLTVLDLSYNKLGDSGVKLLSAALRKPDCKIQELGLDDVGLTDSCTDYLVSALSTNRSLTGLSLGSNSFTDRSVPTLRSLILTCRSLEWIGLWGNQFSPNGKRHLESLRESRPGLSVKV, from the exons atggctgaaggttcaaacaggggagaaaagccaacatcttcaacaagaatgagaatggacACAG atccaatcactgagttcctgacaaagtgcgacaattaccagctgttccagttgacgaaattctaccgggacagactagaacaggctattgaagaagtggtggacggagtcagctcgttgttaacatacgcgaggcatttcagtggacaggaacatcgg aaagtcgttgatctcgtggagaagggaaacagggcggacagttccaaacttctcctaaatctggtgatggagaaaggctctcgggcccgaagggtgatgtgggaatcctttgtgaaaatgcaccttgtgataccaaagttggacaaaatactgaaacagatgcaggaacttg gtcctgatccatttgattctatgaacatcggacgaggtttatctgaaatacccagtcacctgaaag atgttcaacagaaacacaaggaaacactccgggtccaaactgaaacactgagagtgaacacgatcctaataaaggagaaggttaagattttccagctggtcactcgatacactgagctaacggtcatttctactgttcgagatcggacacttgtagaacacgaactgctggcaagaggccgagaccatgaagagtggagagagaaacatctccggagagaactggaaaaaatccgaactgatcaactgttccagagcagtttttccaAGAGAAAATtcaaatctgggagttcagcagcagtgagcggagtcgcggggattggaaaaacaacaatggtacaaaagattgtttatgactgggccactgggcaaatatacccacactttcaatttgttttcagttttaaattccgggatttgaactCTATTAgctgtagaataaacctgaggaatctgatactggatctgtatccttactttgggaatattctgggagagctctggaagaacccagagggattactgtttatattcgatggtttagatgaattcaaggacagtatcgattttgctgacaatcggagaaatacagaacctcagtacatctgcacagatcctgaagactggtgcgaagtgtctgacattgtgtacagtttaatacagcacaagctgctcccaggatgttcagtgctgatgaccagccgccccactgcattacatttattggaaaaggctgagatcagtgtctgggctgaaatcctgggatttgttggtgaagaacggaaggaatatttcaacaagttttttgaagatcaggcggtggcagcagctgttttcaaacatgtggaggagaacgagatcctgtacaccatgtgttacaacccttcctactgctggatcctcggtctgtcactgggtcccttcttcacacaaagagacaggaaacagcagcgagttcccaggaccatcacccaactatattcctactatatttacaacattctgaaaaaccatggccgagagattgaatccccccgtgatgtgttactgaagatcggtgagatggccttcactggagtctccgagaagaagattgtgtttagaaatggagatttgatcaagtacaatctgcaaccttcccagttcctgtctgggttcatgatggaacttttggagagagatgattctgcccagagtgtggtttacacattcccgcacctcaccatccaagagtttgtagccgcactcgcacaattcctgactccagatcctggtgacatccggaaactcctcagtgaagcccacagcaaggaagatgggagatttgagatatttctccgttttgttgttggtctctcctcctcacagtcagctcggcccctggaggagtttctgggtccatttcttcatcgaacaatctgcggagtgattgactgggtgaaggagaaggttgaaggagagattggaaacacagagagtgaaactggtcaaagggacctcctgaacacattccactacctgtttgagtctcagaatcaaacactggttcgggtcacagtgggatctgtggaaacactCAGATTTAATGGATTacgactgaccccgattgactgtgcggtgctGTCTCGTGTtattggactctgtgatacaataaaacacctcAATCTAGAATACGGTTCGATTcggtgtgaaggactccagcggctgggacccgcaCTGCACAAATGCCGGGAGTTGAG TCTGGGGAGAAATGAACTGGGAGATTcgggagtgaaactactgtctgcggctctgaggaacccggactgtaaaatacagaaactgga gttatgggcTAACGGTCTCACTGGTTCTTGTACCgatgatctctcctccgctctcagtccaaaccggtcactgacggttctgaacctgggtaataataaactgggagattcaggagtaaaactactgtctgcggctgtgaggaacccggactgtaaactacagaaactgca gttaTGGGATAACGATCTCACAGTTTATTGTACCAAGGATCTCGCATCCGCTCTCACTACAAACCGGTCATTGACGGTTCTGGACCTGAGTTATAATAAActaggagattcaggagtgaaactactgtctgcggctctgaggaagccagactgtaaaatacaggaactggg tctggatgatgtcggtctcacagattcttgtaccgattatctcgtctccgctctcagtacaaaccggtcactgacgggtctgtccctgggatcaaactccttcacagaccgatctgtccccactctccgctccctcatactgacctgcaggagtctggagtggatcgg gctgtgggggaatcagttcagtccaaacggaaagagacacctggagtcactgcgggaatccagacccggactgagtgtgAAAGTGTga
- the LOC137316326 gene encoding NACHT, LRR and PYD domains-containing protein 3-like isoform X2: protein MRTGDKKLGQRDPITEFLTKCDNYQLFQLTKFYRDRLEQAIEEVVDGVSSLLTYARHFSGQEHRKVVDLVEKGNRADSSKLLLNLVMEKGSRARRVMWESFVKMHLVIPKLDKILKQMQELGPDPFDSMNIGRGLSEIPSHLKDVQQKHKETLRVQTETLRVNTILIKEKVKIFQLVTRYTELTVISTVRDRTLVEHELLARGRDHEEWREKHLRRELEKIRTDQLFQSSFSKRKFKSGSSAAVSGVAGIGKTTMVQKIVYDWATGQIYPHFQFVFSFKFRDLNSISCRINLRNLILDLYPYFGNILGELWKNPEGLLFIFDGLDEFKDSIDFADNRRNTEPQYICTDPEDWCEVSDIVYSLIQHKLLPGCSVLMTSRPTALHLLEKAEISVWAEILGFVGEERKEYFNKFFEDQAVAAAVFKHVEENEILYTMCYNPSYCWILGLSLGPFFTQRDRKQQRVPRTITQLYSYYIYNILKNHGREIESPRDVLLKIGEMAFTGVSEKKIVFRNGDLIKYNLQPSQFLSGFMMELLERDDSAQSVVYTFPHLTIQEFVAALAQFLTPDPGDIRKLLSEAHSKEDGRFEIFLRFVVGLSSSQSARPLEEFLGPFLHRTICGVIDWVKEKVEGEIGNTESETGQRDLLNTFHYLFESQNQTLVRVTVGSVETLRFNGLRLTPIDCAVLSRVIGLCDTIKHLNLEYGSIRCEGLQRLGPALHKCRELSLGRNELGDSGVKLLSAALRNPDCKIQKLELWANGLTGSCTDDLSSALSPNRSLTVLNLGNNKLGDSGVKLLSAAVRNPDCKLQKLQLWDNDLTVYCTKDLASALTTNRSLTVLDLSYNKLGDSGVKLLSAALRKPDCKIQELGLDDVGLTDSCTDYLVSALSTNRSLTGLSLGSNSFTDRSVPTLRSLILTCRSLEWIGLWGNQFSPNGKRHLESLRESRPGLSVKV from the exons atgaggacaggagacaaaaagcttggacaaagag atccaatcactgagttcctgacaaagtgcgacaattaccagctgttccagttgacgaaattctaccgggacagactagaacaggctattgaagaagtggtggacggagtcagctcgttgttaacatacgcgaggcatttcagtggacaggaacatcgg aaagtcgttgatctcgtggagaagggaaacagggcggacagttccaaacttctcctaaatctggtgatggagaaaggctctcgggcccgaagggtgatgtgggaatcctttgtgaaaatgcaccttgtgataccaaagttggacaaaatactgaaacagatgcaggaacttg gtcctgatccatttgattctatgaacatcggacgaggtttatctgaaatacccagtcacctgaaag atgttcaacagaaacacaaggaaacactccgggtccaaactgaaacactgagagtgaacacgatcctaataaaggagaaggttaagattttccagctggtcactcgatacactgagctaacggtcatttctactgttcgagatcggacacttgtagaacacgaactgctggcaagaggccgagaccatgaagagtggagagagaaacatctccggagagaactggaaaaaatccgaactgatcaactgttccagagcagtttttccaAGAGAAAATtcaaatctgggagttcagcagcagtgagcggagtcgcggggattggaaaaacaacaatggtacaaaagattgtttatgactgggccactgggcaaatatacccacactttcaatttgttttcagttttaaattccgggatttgaactCTATTAgctgtagaataaacctgaggaatctgatactggatctgtatccttactttgggaatattctgggagagctctggaagaacccagagggattactgtttatattcgatggtttagatgaattcaaggacagtatcgattttgctgacaatcggagaaatacagaacctcagtacatctgcacagatcctgaagactggtgcgaagtgtctgacattgtgtacagtttaatacagcacaagctgctcccaggatgttcagtgctgatgaccagccgccccactgcattacatttattggaaaaggctgagatcagtgtctgggctgaaatcctgggatttgttggtgaagaacggaaggaatatttcaacaagttttttgaagatcaggcggtggcagcagctgttttcaaacatgtggaggagaacgagatcctgtacaccatgtgttacaacccttcctactgctggatcctcggtctgtcactgggtcccttcttcacacaaagagacaggaaacagcagcgagttcccaggaccatcacccaactatattcctactatatttacaacattctgaaaaaccatggccgagagattgaatccccccgtgatgtgttactgaagatcggtgagatggccttcactggagtctccgagaagaagattgtgtttagaaatggagatttgatcaagtacaatctgcaaccttcccagttcctgtctgggttcatgatggaacttttggagagagatgattctgcccagagtgtggtttacacattcccgcacctcaccatccaagagtttgtagccgcactcgcacaattcctgactccagatcctggtgacatccggaaactcctcagtgaagcccacagcaaggaagatgggagatttgagatatttctccgttttgttgttggtctctcctcctcacagtcagctcggcccctggaggagtttctgggtccatttcttcatcgaacaatctgcggagtgattgactgggtgaaggagaaggttgaaggagagattggaaacacagagagtgaaactggtcaaagggacctcctgaacacattccactacctgtttgagtctcagaatcaaacactggttcgggtcacagtgggatctgtggaaacactCAGATTTAATGGATTacgactgaccccgattgactgtgcggtgctGTCTCGTGTtattggactctgtgatacaataaaacacctcAATCTAGAATACGGTTCGATTcggtgtgaaggactccagcggctgggacccgcaCTGCACAAATGCCGGGAGTTGAG TCTGGGGAGAAATGAACTGGGAGATTcgggagtgaaactactgtctgcggctctgaggaacccggactgtaaaatacagaaactgga gttatgggcTAACGGTCTCACTGGTTCTTGTACCgatgatctctcctccgctctcagtccaaaccggtcactgacggttctgaacctgggtaataataaactgggagattcaggagtaaaactactgtctgcggctgtgaggaacccggactgtaaactacagaaactgca gttaTGGGATAACGATCTCACAGTTTATTGTACCAAGGATCTCGCATCCGCTCTCACTACAAACCGGTCATTGACGGTTCTGGACCTGAGTTATAATAAActaggagattcaggagtgaaactactgtctgcggctctgaggaagccagactgtaaaatacaggaactggg tctggatgatgtcggtctcacagattcttgtaccgattatctcgtctccgctctcagtacaaaccggtcactgacgggtctgtccctgggatcaaactccttcacagaccgatctgtccccactctccgctccctcatactgacctgcaggagtctggagtggatcgg gctgtgggggaatcagttcagtccaaacggaaagagacacctggagtcactgcgggaatccagacccggactgagtgtgAAAGTGTga